The stretch of DNA AATTCGGCCCGCCGTCCCGGACCGCGCCGACGTGCCGGGATTGTTCGCAGCCCCGCAGGCGTTGCCGGTTGTGGACCCGCTGCGCGGGCACTACCGATCGGCAGGAGGAAACCGCATGTCCTTCCAAGGCGAATACGCCCCCAGCACGTTCGACTGGGTGGCCGACCAGGTCTCCCGCTACGAGGCCACCGGCGGCGCGGAGGGCCGCACGATCAACGGGTACCCGTGCGTCGTGCTGACCACCGAGGGAGCCAAGAGCGGGGCGGTCCGCAAGTCACCGGTGATCCGGGTGAGCGACGGCGAGCGGTACGCCGCGGTGGCCTCGCTCGGCGGCTCCCCGAAGAACCCGAACTGGTACCACAACCTGCGCGCGAACCCGCTGGTCCGGCTGCAGGACGGCGCCGACGTGCGGGAGTACCGCGCGCACCTGGCCGAAGGCGACGAGCGCGCCCGCTGGTGGGATCGGGCCGTGGAGACGTTCCCGCAGTACGCCGAGTACCAGACCAAGACCGAGCGGGTCATCCCGGTGTTCGTGCTGGAACCGGTGCAGGGCTGAGGATTCCCGGCCGGAGATCGCGTGGCCGATGGCGGCGGCTCCTCGCTGCGGGATTGCGGCCGAGCGACCGGCACGAGCCCGCTCGGCCGGAATCCGGCGCTCCCGCCCGAGCCGCGAGCAAGGGTAGCCTTACTCGCGTGATCGCTGCGGGACGTGCTCAGCCCTCCGGAACGAAACGCGTGGCGGCGGTGTTGCTGCTGCTGGTCCTGCTCGGCGGGTGCGCGGGGACCGCTCCGCCGCCCGCCGAGCCGCGGACTCCGGTGGCGCATCGGCTAGGCACGGCGTTCGTGCCGCGACATCCGGCGCGAGTGGTCGCGCTCGGTCCTGCCGACGTGGACACGGCGCTGGCGCTGGGCGTGCGACCAGTAGGGGTGGGACTGCCGTTGTCGGCGGAATTGCCGCCGTGGCAGCGGCGTCCCGACTGGCACCCCACGACGCTGCGGCCGACCTCCGAGGGATATTCGGCCGAAGCCGTCGCCGCTTTGCACCCGGACCTGATCCTGGCGGGCAGCGACTACTACATCGACCGCGAATACCCGGCGCTGTCGGCGATCGCGCCGACCACGGCATTCGAAACCGCGCCGGACGAGGAACCTTGGCAGGCCACCACGCGGCAGGTCGGCGCAGCGTTGGGCGAATCCGTCCGAGCGGACGAGCTGGTGTCCGATGTGGAGCGTCGAATCCGGGATGCTTCGGCGGCGCACCCGCAGTTGGCAGGCGCGGAGTTCGCGATCACGCTCGCGCACAGCCCGGGCGGGCTCGGCGTGATCCGCACACCGCGCGACGTCACAGCCCGCACGCTCGCAGAATTCGGAATGCGGTTCGCCTCGGCCGCACAACATCTTCCGGGCAAAGGATTCTCCGCTCAGCTGAGCGCGGAAAGCCTGCACCGAGTGGACACCGACGTGCTGCTGACTTCCTACCCGGATCCGGCCCTGCGCCCGCAGCTGGAGAGTTCCCCGGTTTTCCGGAATCTGAACGTGGTGCGGCGCGGCGGTTACCTGCCGGTGCTCGCGGATTCCTGGCTGGCGTTGCGCGAACCGGGTGTGCTGGCGATTCCGCACCTGATCGACAACGTCGTGCCGGATCTGTCCGCGGCGGCGCAACACCGCTAGCCGAAACCGAGGGAAAACCCTTGTCCGATGAGGACGGACATCGGCGGCACAGCGGCTCGGCGGCTCGGGCGAATTCGCGCGAAACCGGCACCACCACGGCATTTCCGCGGCTGACGCGGCCGAACGCAAAATTTGAGATCGTCTCAGGTTCGACTGAACGGGACCTGTCCACAACGGATCATTGACGCGCTCAGTACGCTACCGCGGCGCGCCGCCGCGCGAACACCTCGCGGCCAGTCCGAGGAAGGAACCGGATGCAGCTCCACGAACTCACCACGCTGTCGATGAAGCCGGGGGCGATTTCCGACGCCCTCACCGCGCTGGAAATCTACACCAGCGACGGCACCCGAGGACGGCTGCTGGGCTGCTGGGAGACCGAGCACGGCGCGGACGGCGGCGACCTGTTGCTGCTGCGGGAATTCGATGATGCCCAGCAGATCGCCCAAGAACGGCAGCGGGTGCTGACCACCGGCGACCCGTTCGGCATCGGGGCGCACCTGGAACGGTTCCACATCGAGACGTTCGCACCGTTCCCGTACCTGCCGCCGATCCAGACCGGACACTTCGGCGGGGTCTACGAGTTCCACACCTACCACCTCAGAATCGGCGGGCTGACGCCCACGATGTCGGGATGGCACGACGCACTACCGCGAAGAACCCGGATGTATCCGCTGACGACGGCGATGTTCGCGCTGGACGGGGCACCCCGCATCACCCACGTCTGGCCGTACCCGGACCTCAAGGCGCGCCAGGAGATCCGGGGCGACGCGCTCGCGCGCGGGATCTGGCCGCCGCGGCACGAGCCGGAGAACATCACCAGCGCGACATCCACGATCGCCTACCCGACGGCGATCTCGCCGTTGTGCTGACAGCCGCGGCACCTGCCCGCGGCCCGGCGAGTCCGCGGCCGATCAGCGCTGCGCCCAGGCTTCGGCGAGCAGCTCGAAAGACCGCAGCCGATCCCGGTGCCCGTGGGTGATCGTGGTGATCAGCAGCTCGTCCGCGCCGGTGACGCGGCGCAGCACGTCCAGCCGTTCCACGACGGTTTCCGGGGAGCCGACGATGCGGGTCTGCAACCGGTCGGCGACCCCTTCCAGCTGGCCCTCGGTCCAGCCACGGCCCGCCGAATCCGCAGGCGTCGAGTACGGCGGAGCGCCCTCGCCGTAGCGGATCTCGTGCACCCACTCCGCGAAGGGTTCGGCGAGGTGGCGCGCGGTCGCATCGTCCTCGGCGACCAGCACGTCCGCCGAGACGATCAGGTACGGCTCGGCCAGCTGGGCCGAAGGCCGGAAGGATTCCCGGTACGAGGCGGCGGTTTCCAGTACCGCGCCCGGTACCGTGTGATAGTTCGCGACGAACGGCAGCCCGTGCTCACCCGCCGTCCGCGAGCTCTGGCCCGCGCTGGCACCCAGGATCCACACCTGCAACGACGCGCCTTCCGCGGACACCGCCCGCGCGGGCAACCCGTCGCCGTCGAGGAACGTGCCATCCAGCCACGCGAGGACTTCGCGGACTTGTTCGCCGTAGTCGTCGTCGCCGCCGTTCGCGCCGAGCAGCCGGGAGTGCGCGGCCAGCCGCTCGGCCGCCGCCCGCGAACCCGGGCGCAGCGCCGCGCGCGGCACCGGCAAACCGTCCACCACTCGGGATTCCAGCGGTCGCGGCGCCCCTTGTCGTGCGGTGGCCAGCTCGGCGGCCTTGGCCAGCCCGGAACGCCCGAGGCCGAGGTCGACGCGATCCGGGTGCAGGTGCGCGAGGGTGCCGAAGTCCTCGGCGACGCGCAGCGGCGTGTGCAGGCCGAGCAGCACGGCACCGGAGCCGACCCGGATCCGGCCGGTGGCGCCGAGCACGGAGCCGATCAGCACCGCGGGAGATGACGATGCCACCCCGGGCGCCAGGTGGTGTTCTGCCAGCCAGAAGCGTCGATATCCGAGGCGGTCGACGTGCCGCGCGAGGTCGACGGTGTCGTGCAGCGCCTCGGCAGCGGTGCTCCCGGCGGACACCGGTGCGAGGTCCAGGACCGAAAGCGGCGTCAACGCTGCCTCCTCCACAGGAGTTTCGATGTGGTCCACCGAGCCGCGCGCCCGGCGATTGCGGGACTGCGGCCGGAAAGCCCGCTGCTGCTCGGCTTCGGGCCGCGGCAGGTGCGCTCGACCTGGAACGCGCATCGGGCGTCCGTCGAGGATCAACCGATTCCTGTCCGGAATGGACGGACGTGCGGGCTGGTTTTTGAGGCGGAGACGGGATTCGAACCCGCGTGAAGGGCTTTGCAGGCCCTTACCTAGCCGCTCGGTCACTCCGCCACGGAAGTCCACAAAGGACGACGGGCGCGGCCGCGTTCCGGCTCAGCGAGCACAGATCGCGCTTGCGTGCCGCCGCAGATCGACGTGCAAGCGAGCGACCAGGCCAGAACTCATGCCGAGGATTCTTGCGCCACCGGTGCCGGGCGTCAATCGCCGCCCGAGCCGTCCCACAGCGTGGGCGCGAGTTGCGCCGAACGGGCGCTGTCCGCGAAGTGGTCGATCACGCAACGAGCCGCTGGGCCCGCTATCACCTGCGCAGATGCGTCTGCGAGGAGCCCTTGGCGCCGGTCTTGGATCCCAAGTTCGACGCTGGGTGTTTGCCCTTTTCAAGCGGCGTCAGCCGCTTCCGCCACGTACGCAACCCGAGCACCGGCGCATGAGGTTCCGCTACCCGGGCACCTACCCAAAACGAGTTCAAAGACGGGCTCATAAGCTGGGCAGCGATGCGACGCAAACCCCGTTCCCCGTTCCCGCAGCGGGACGGCTTGGACGCCGTGCGGCTGCGCACGCCGGACGGCGGGACGTGGCCGACCATGCGGGACCACCTCGTCGACCGGCTGCCCATCGCCGCAGCCGAGGTCGATCGGATGCTGCGCGAGCAGCGGGTCGCCGGTCCGGGCGGGCTCGTCGATGCCGAAACCCCGTTCGCGCCGCGCACTTCGCTGTGGATGCAGCGCGAAACCGCGCCGGAACCGCCCGTTCCGCACTCCGTCGAGGTGCTGCACCGGGACGCGGACATCCTCGTCGCGGACAAGCCGCATTTCCTGGCGACGACCCCGCGCGGCGGGCACATCACCGAGACCGCGCTGGTGCGGTTGCGCCGCGAGCTGGAGCTGCCGGAGCTGAGCCCGGCGCACCGGCTGGACCGGATGACGGCCGGGCTGGTGCTGTTCACCGTCCGGCCCGATGCGCGGCGCGAGTACCAGGGCTTGTTCCAGGACCGGGCGGTGCGCAAGGAATACCTCGCCGTGGCCCGGCACGATCCACAGCTGGTGCTGCCGCGCACGGTGCGCAGCAGGATCGTCAAAGAACGCGGTGTGCTGCAGGCGCAAGAGGTTCCTGGCCCGCCGAACAGCGAAACCCGCGTGGAGCTCATCGAGCACCGCGACGGCCTGGGCCGCTACCGGCTGCTGCCCACGACAGGACGCACCCACCAGCTGCGGGTGCACCTGGCCGCGCTGGGTGTGCCGATCGCGGGCGACGACCTCTACCCGCAGGTCCGGGACCGCGCCGACGACGACTTCACCGACCCGTTGCAGTTGCTCGCGTCCGTGCTCGAATTCCGCGATCCGCGCACCGGCCTGCTGCGGCGCTTCGAGACCCGGCGCACGCTGGAGTCCTGGCCGGCACCGCGCTGAAACCGCAATTTTCCGCGCCACCGGAACACCCCGAGCTCGATCGGGAACAATTCGGCACCAGCGCACCAAAGTGTCAAGGGCGTAAACCGCTCAGCGCAGTGCCGACGCCGCCGCGCGAGCCTTAGAATCGATTCCGTTCCCGGGACATTTCCGCTACCAGCACACTCCGCCGTTTCCGAAAACCCGGCGGGAGCGCCGGAACGAGCAGAGGAAGTGAGGCGAGCATGGCGTCCATCACCCGGATCGAAGCGAACATCGCCACCGCCGACGCAGCGAACGCGGACACCAGAAGCGATGTCTACCTCGGCATCGCCGGACGCGAATTCGGGCTCAGCACCGGCCGGGACGACTTCCGGCGCGGCGAGACCGACCGGTTCGTGCTCGGCGAAGGAGCCAACGTCACCGACGCCCAGTACAAAGACCCCAGACGTCCGCAACTGGAAACCGAGGACCTGGAGCGGTTTCCCACCTACATCCGAATGCACCCGGCCGGCGAGTACCCCGGCTGGCTGGTCGAACGGGTTTGGGTGGTGGTCAACCCGGAATACCGTCCGCAGGAATTCGACAACTCGCGGCTGGAAGGCACCGGACAGCAGATCTGGCTGCACCAGCCCTACGGGCTCGTCCTGTACCTGACCCGGACGTGAGCCCGCCCGGAGCGCCGGCCCCACCCGGCGCTCCGGCTCTGCTTTCCCAGGTGAACCGCCGCAACGACGATCTCGGGGTGAACATGGACGTGCGGACGAGCAGCGCGGCACCGGCGGAGCCCGACGCCGGGCCGACCGAGCAGCACATCGAAATCCCGCCCTTCTTCTGCCCGATCGAACCCGTGATGCACCCGGACAAGGACGCGGTGCACCGCCGTTCCGGGCAGTGGGCGCAGCGGCTCGGCCTGGTGCGCAACGCGGGCGAACTGGAGCGCTGGTACGCCTCCACCTCGGCCGATTTCTACGGCGGAATGGTGCCGAACGCGGTGACCGAGCACTACCAGATCGCCGCGAACTGGGTGTATTGGGGATTCTCCTTCGACGACGCGCATTGCGACGAAGGCGGCAATTGCACGGACCCGACCCGGTTCATCCCGGTGGCCGCGCGACTGCTGCGCATCCTGGACACCGGTGATGAATCGCTGTGCCGCGGGGATCCGCACCTGCTCGGGCTCTGCGATCTGGCGCATTCCTACCGGCGGCTGGCGACTCCGGCCCAGACCGAACGGTGGATCAACGCGCACCGCAGGTGGTTGTTCGGAGTCGTGCAGCAGAACGCGCAACGCGCCGCGGGTGGACCGAAGACCCTCGACGACTTCTTCGTCGTCCGCCTGCACGACTGCGGCGGCCCGCCGACCCAATCCATGTTCGAATTCGCGAACGCGGCCGAAATTCCCGGTTCCGAACTGCACGCCGCGCCGGTGCGGGCGCTGACCGAACTGTTCTGGATGGTGGCCGCGCTGGACAACGACCGGGTCTCCCGGCACAAGGAAATGCTCGGCCAGCAGGACGGGCACAACCTCACCGACGCGGTGCGCACCGTCACCGGCACCGATGTGCAGGAAGCCGAGGCGACCGCGATCGCCTACCGGGACCGGCTGATGCTGCTGTTCCTGCGGTTGCGCGAGCAGGTCCGCCGCGGCGCCTCCGAGCCGTTGCGGATCTACCTGGACAGCCTCGCCCACGGCATCCGCGCCAACATCGACTGGAGCCTGCGGACTCCCCGGTACACCGTGCTCTACGCCGCGGACGGGATCACTCCGGCCGTACGGCTGCGGTTGAATGGGTCCGTTGTGGACTCTCCTGCGGTGCGCCGCGCGGAGCCGCTGCCCTTCCCGTCGATCGCCTGGTGGTGGACGCAACTCGACTAGTCGGCCGCGTTGCGGGGTCGCCTCATGCGTGATCCCCGGCGGTCGCGTTCCGCCGGGGATCATCGCTAGGTTCAGCCGTCGAAGCGCCCGTCTTTGACGGCTTCGACGAACGCGGTCCACTGGCCGCTCGTCGTGGTGAAGTACCCGGCGGCGCGGTCTTTGGTGTCACGCACCGCGGCGCCGTCAGCAGCACGGCCTACCTCGACGCAAGCGGTCTGCTGTGATGACCGGCTGGATTTCCGCCATCCCGTCACCTGTCGCGTCAGGTGCTCTCCTCCAACATCGCTGCCCGCCCCCGGAACCTTTCGCCCCGAGTGAACGGACCGTTTGACCAATCTAGTGGGACCAAAGTTCCGTTCACTCCAAACGCACCCGCCGGAACGTTCCGAGTGAACGGACTGTTCGTCCAATCTAGTGGGACCAGCGGGCCGTTCACTCCGATCACCGGTTGCGGCGCGCCCACAGCGCGGCGAGCGCCGCGCCCGCCAAGCCGTCGCGCAGCCTCGTGGAACGCGGGGTCCGCGCGGGCGCGTTCTGGTTGACGTGGAAGGTGAATTCCCGATCGGACAGGTCGCCGGTGACGCTGCGCGCCTGCTCCGTGAGCGTGTCCGCGACAAGCATCAGCTCCACCAGCGTGCGCGCGGCGTTGCCCGCTGACAGTGCATCCTTGGCAAGTTCGGCCAGCATCCGCGCCAATTGCTGCTGGAACACGTCCGTGATGGACAGTTCCGGGGCGAGGAAGCGCACCGAGCCTTCCATGTTGGCGAACGACTTGCCCAGCACCGAGATCACCGGGTTGGTCTTGATGCCGCGCTTGGTGGACTGCTGCAGCACGCTGGTCAGCGTCACGCCGAAGTTCAGCTCGGACAGCGAGGCCGCCGCGATCTGCGGCGTCAGCGCGGCCATGTCCGCGGCGAACGCGGGTACGTCCGCCCAGGCGGTGGCGTGGCCGAGTTCGGTCCACGCCTTGGCCAGCCCGTGCCCGTCGTTGCGCGCCAGGTGCAACAGCACCAGCATGATCGTCATGCTGGTGCGGCGGTCGACCCGGCCGACCATGCCCCAGTCGATCAGCGTGGCCCGGCCTTCGCCGTCGACGAAGATGTTGCCCGGGTGCGGGTCGGCGTGGAACATGCGGTTCACGAAGAAACCCCGGAACTGCAACGCCAGCAGGTCCGTGCCGATCGCTTTGCGCAGCGCCGCGGGAAGTTCCTCGGGCGCGATCTCACGCACCGACCGGCCCGGCGCCAGCGTCTGCACCAGCACGTGCCGGGTCGCCTGCACCACCCTCGGCACGTCCAGCGTCGGGAAGTCGCGGACGGCTTTGCGGGCTTCGCGCATGTTCGCGGCCTCGGCGGTGAAGTCCAGTTCCGGGCGCATCGCGTCGAACAGCACGCCCAGCATCGCGTCGATGTCGACGACCGCGTTGAACCGCGGCGCTCCCTTGCCGACGATGCGCGCCGCTTTCCGCAGCAGCGCCATGTCCTCCAGCACGGTCGCGGCCACATCCGGGCGCTGGATCTTGACCACGCCGGGCGAGCCGTCGCGCAACGTGACCCGGTAGACCTGCGCCAGCGAGGCGGTGCCGACGGGTTCGAGGATGTCGAAGTCGCGGAACTGCTCCTTCCACTCGCTGCCCAGGTCGGCGGCCAGCACCGGCTCGAAATCCGAGAACGGCAGCGGGTGCACGTGGTCGTGCAGGTTCTCCAGCTCGGCGATCATCGTCCGGGAGACGATGTCCGGGCGGGTGGAGAGCATCTGCCCGAGCTTGATGTAGAACGGGCCGAGCTCCTCCAGCGCCCGCCGGACCTCGCGGGCGCGCTCGTGCGGGGCCGCGTCGCCGGTTCCGCGGTGCACGGTCCGGGTGAGCTCGGTGCGGCACAGCGCACCGAGCACCCCGGCGACTCGCCGCAGCCGGTCCAGGCCCATCAGGTCCGGTGCTCGGGCGCGGCCGGGCCCGGTGCCTGCTGCAGCGAAGCCCGCAACGAGTCGACCGAGTCGTTGAGCTGCCTTATCTGGTCCGGCAGCCCGTCCTCCGGGCTGCGCCGCGGCTCGGCCACGGCCGGGTGCGAGCGGCCGGCCTCGACCACTCGGGGACTGCCGCGGCGCTGGCCGCGGCGGCGGTAGTCGCCGCGCCGATTCCCGGTGCGCCGATCACCCCTGCGCCAATCATCCACGGGCCGATCGTCCCAGTCCCACGGATCGCAGTCCCACGGGTCGTCCCAGTAATCCCCGTCCCAATCGTCGCAGCGCCGATCCAGGAGTTCGTCGAACGCTTTTTTCGCATCGTCGGCGATGTTTCCGACGAGGTCGCGAAAAGTGTCGATGGTGCCCATTTGCGGTTCTCCTCCTTGCATTCGTTTTCGATTGCGTGGTGGCACTCGCGCAACGGGCGGCGTTCAGCGCTGCCGCCGGGTGGCCTGCCCGGCGAGTTCCGCGAGGCTTTCCCGCACCGGCCGGCGCACCGGCA from Saccharopolyspora sp. SCSIO 74807 encodes:
- a CDS encoding DUF397 domain-containing protein is translated as MTRQVTGWRKSSRSSQQTACVEVGRAADGAAVRDTKDRAAGYFTTTSGQWTAFVEAVKDGRFDG
- a CDS encoding nitroreductase family deazaflavin-dependent oxidoreductase, which gives rise to MSFQGEYAPSTFDWVADQVSRYEATGGAEGRTINGYPCVVLTTEGAKSGAVRKSPVIRVSDGERYAAVASLGGSPKNPNWYHNLRANPLVRLQDGADVREYRAHLAEGDERARWWDRAVETFPQYAEYQTKTERVIPVFVLEPVQG
- a CDS encoding pseudouridine synthase, which codes for MRRKPRSPFPQRDGLDAVRLRTPDGGTWPTMRDHLVDRLPIAAAEVDRMLREQRVAGPGGLVDAETPFAPRTSLWMQRETAPEPPVPHSVEVLHRDADILVADKPHFLATTPRGGHITETALVRLRRELELPELSPAHRLDRMTAGLVLFTVRPDARREYQGLFQDRAVRKEYLAVARHDPQLVLPRTVRSRIVKERGVLQAQEVPGPPNSETRVELIEHRDGLGRYRLLPTTGRTHQLRVHLAALGVPIAGDDLYPQVRDRADDDFTDPLQLLASVLEFRDPRTGLLRRFETRRTLESWPAPR
- a CDS encoding terpene synthase family protein; translation: MNRRNDDLGVNMDVRTSSAAPAEPDAGPTEQHIEIPPFFCPIEPVMHPDKDAVHRRSGQWAQRLGLVRNAGELERWYASTSADFYGGMVPNAVTEHYQIAANWVYWGFSFDDAHCDEGGNCTDPTRFIPVAARLLRILDTGDESLCRGDPHLLGLCDLAHSYRRLATPAQTERWINAHRRWLFGVVQQNAQRAAGGPKTLDDFFVVRLHDCGGPPTQSMFEFANAAEIPGSELHAAPVRALTELFWMVAALDNDRVSRHKEMLGQQDGHNLTDAVRTVTGTDVQEAEATAIAYRDRLMLLFLRLREQVRRGASEPLRIYLDSLAHGIRANIDWSLRTPRYTVLYAADGITPAVRLRLNGSVVDSPAVRRAEPLPFPSIAWWWTQLD
- a CDS encoding NIPSNAP family protein, producing MQLHELTTLSMKPGAISDALTALEIYTSDGTRGRLLGCWETEHGADGGDLLLLREFDDAQQIAQERQRVLTTGDPFGIGAHLERFHIETFAPFPYLPPIQTGHFGGVYEFHTYHLRIGGLTPTMSGWHDALPRRTRMYPLTTAMFALDGAPRITHVWPYPDLKARQEIRGDALARGIWPPRHEPENITSATSTIAYPTAISPLC
- a CDS encoding AarF/UbiB family protein, which translates into the protein MGLDRLRRVAGVLGALCRTELTRTVHRGTGDAAPHERAREVRRALEELGPFYIKLGQMLSTRPDIVSRTMIAELENLHDHVHPLPFSDFEPVLAADLGSEWKEQFRDFDILEPVGTASLAQVYRVTLRDGSPGVVKIQRPDVAATVLEDMALLRKAARIVGKGAPRFNAVVDIDAMLGVLFDAMRPELDFTAEAANMREARKAVRDFPTLDVPRVVQATRHVLVQTLAPGRSVREIAPEELPAALRKAIGTDLLALQFRGFFVNRMFHADPHPGNIFVDGEGRATLIDWGMVGRVDRRTSMTIMLVLLHLARNDGHGLAKAWTELGHATAWADVPAFAADMAALTPQIAAASLSELNFGVTLTSVLQQSTKRGIKTNPVISVLGKSFANMEGSVRFLAPELSITDVFQQQLARMLAELAKDALSAGNAARTLVELMLVADTLTEQARSVTGDLSDREFTFHVNQNAPARTPRSTRLRDGLAGAALAALWARRNR
- a CDS encoding iron-siderophore ABC transporter substrate-binding protein, whose protein sequence is MAAVLLLLVLLGGCAGTAPPPAEPRTPVAHRLGTAFVPRHPARVVALGPADVDTALALGVRPVGVGLPLSAELPPWQRRPDWHPTTLRPTSEGYSAEAVAALHPDLILAGSDYYIDREYPALSAIAPTTAFETAPDEEPWQATTRQVGAALGESVRADELVSDVERRIRDASAAHPQLAGAEFAITLAHSPGGLGVIRTPRDVTARTLAEFGMRFASAAQHLPGKGFSAQLSAESLHRVDTDVLLTSYPDPALRPQLESSPVFRNLNVVRRGGYLPVLADSWLALREPGVLAIPHLIDNVVPDLSAAAQHR
- a CDS encoding MsnO8 family LLM class oxidoreductase yields the protein MRVPGRAHLPRPEAEQQRAFRPQSRNRRARGSVDHIETPVEEAALTPLSVLDLAPVSAGSTAAEALHDTVDLARHVDRLGYRRFWLAEHHLAPGVASSSPAVLIGSVLGATGRIRVGSGAVLLGLHTPLRVAEDFGTLAHLHPDRVDLGLGRSGLAKAAELATARQGAPRPLESRVVDGLPVPRAALRPGSRAAAERLAAHSRLLGANGGDDDYGEQVREVLAWLDGTFLDGDGLPARAVSAEGASLQVWILGASAGQSSRTAGEHGLPFVANYHTVPGAVLETAASYRESFRPSAQLAEPYLIVSADVLVAEDDATARHLAEPFAEWVHEIRYGEGAPPYSTPADSAGRGWTEGQLEGVADRLQTRIVGSPETVVERLDVLRRVTGADELLITTITHGHRDRLRSFELLAEAWAQR
- a CDS encoding putative leader peptide codes for the protein MSSGLVARLHVDLRRHASAICAR